The genomic interval TGGGTGGTTTCACTTCCAGACGCACCAGGTTGCTGTGGTGCAGGCGCAGCTCGGCCGCGTCCTCGATCGTGACCAGGCGCTCACCCTCGGGAATGAACTCGGAGAGTATGTTGAGCAGCGTGGTTTTTCCCGATCCCGTACCGCCGGAAACCACGATGTTCAGCCGGGCGACGACGCAGGCCTCCAGAAAATCCGCCACGTGCTGCGTCAAGGAATTGAAGCGCACGAGGTCTTCCACGCGCAGGCGCTCCCGGGAAAACTTGCGGATTGTGACGCTCGGACCGTCGACGGACACCGGAGGAATGACGGCGTTGACACGCGAGCCATCCGGCAATCTGGCATCCACCGTCGGATTATCGGCATCGATGCGGCGGCCCAATGGGAGAATGATGCGGTCGATGAGCCTGAGAATTTCGCTTTCGTCCCGGAAACGTATCGAGGACACCTCCAACCGGCCGTCGCGCTCGATGAACACTTGCCCCCCACCGTTGATCATGACTTCGCTGATGCTGGGATCGTCCAGCAGCGGCTGGATTTCACCGTACCCTAGCAAATCGTTGGCGACCCGCTGGAAGACCTGTTCGCGCAGACCTTCAGATAAATGGATTCCGGCTTGCTCGTATACATCGTGCAGCAGTTGGTCGACGGCTTCATCGTGGGATTTACCGTTCGATCCATTTTCCAACTTCGCAGAAACCTGTTCGGTAAGCCAGACGGTCAATTTCGCCAGCGTCTCTGCATCCACGCTCTGCGCCACCGGCTGACGATTAATCATCGCCGGCCTCCTCCAGATCTTCCGCTGGCACGATCCACAGGATTTTCTGCTTGTTGACGGAGATGAATCCGGCCTCGAACTTCTCATCCTCCCGAATTACCCGGGCATCCGTAACCGGTAAAAATAAATCCGACTCGTTGATTTCATCGCTGAGCCGGTTTGCAGGATTTAGATGGATCGTCCCGTGGATGCGAGTGTCGAGGCATTGGATGATCA from Anaerolineales bacterium carries:
- a CDS encoding CpaF family protein, with translation MINRQPVAQSVDAETLAKLTVWLTEQVSAKLENGSNGKSHDEAVDQLLHDVYEQAGIHLSEGLREQVFQRVANDLLGYGEIQPLLDDPSISEVMINGGGQVFIERDGRLEVSSIRFRDESEILRLIDRIILPLGRRIDADNPTVDARLPDGSRVNAVIPPVSVDGPSVTIRKFSRERLRVEDLVRFNSLTQHVADFLEACVVARLNIVVSGGTGSGKTTLLNILSEFIPEGERLVTIEDAAELRLHHSNLVRLEVKPPNVEGRGEVPIRHLVRNALRMRPDRIIVGEVRGGEALDMLQAMNTGHDGSLTTVHANSPRDAISRLETLSLISDVPLPLKVVREQIASAVDLIVQQTRLRDGSRKVTGVSEVCGMEGQTVVMSDLFTFEEQQASENGKVHGVLKPTGLRPMFGKRLVQAGYDLSAQVFGVGDATITHRTRRR